Genomic DNA from Chanos chanos chromosome 6, fChaCha1.1, whole genome shotgun sequence:
GAACTAATGTATTTGTACTGAGATCCGGTAACTTGAAGTAAGAATAGTAGTACAAAGTCAAGTTGTTACAATTGCTCCAAACTAACCAGTCACTGGCAAGAACTGAATTGACCAGCTCATTTCTGACTCGTCTGTACTAGCCCATGCCGGTTTGTTGATCTAAATGGTTCTTTGTCCAAATAAGTTGTGTTGTATGGTGGTAAGATTGCCTTAACTGTCCTGTTCAAAGGAACACAGACCGCCAGAAAGGCCACATTTTGCAATGGTGTGTGGGCATTTTCACACCATATACAATCTGTGAATTGTGACCACTGTGCAGGAGTGTTTAAGATCCATCGTCTCCGACGCATCCCATTCGGTAGGTGGCACTAGCGTGCTTCAGCCTGTTCACCGactacaaagagagaaagagtgagctAACATGGCTCATATTTGCTAACTCAAATAGTTATGAAGCTATTCCAGAAAttatatgtttttataattTCACCCACTCTTCTTTATATTCTTGtatggtagataattaattctCTTATTGTTGAAGCTCTGTAAATCGAAAAGACGATGTTGGTGACGAGACGCACGCTTTAAGTTTGGTTCATGATTTGAGGTAGCTAGCAAAATCAACCACATTTCAGTCAGAGACCGTTCCTACAATTTTCATGAACTAGCAACATCAAAATTATCGTCTATTATACAGGAACATGGATCGACTGGCCTCATTTGGGAGTAAGTTGTATTGTTTGCAAATCTTAGTTAGCTAGCTGGTTAAAGGAGACAATGTTATCATCAAATAATATCACAGTATTCCGACTGTTAAGCATCTCATGCATGGTTGGTTGTTTTGCTACGGAAAACCTGTCGTTagcactctgtgtgtttctatagaATGTAACCATTCGGATCATGCAAAGTTTCTAGTCGAGGatggtcagtgttttgtttcctcAGATGACCCCTTCGACAAGCCGCCGTGTCGTGGATGTTCCTCGTACTTAGTGGAGCCCTATATCAAATGCGCAGAATGCGGTCCCTCACCGTTCCTCCTGTGTCTTCAGGTACGTCACATGAACTTGTCGTTGAATGGACAACAATGGACACTTTAACAAATGGTTACTAACATATTCAGCTAACATTAATCAGTAAACTCTTTTTGGTTATGTTTCACCTGTATTTCCCAGTGTTTTACAAGAGGATATGAGTACAAGAAGCATCAGAGTGAtcataaatatgaaattatgGTAAGTGGAACCCCTGAGCGGTTACACAACTTTTTGAAATAggcaaatttcatttttaaactgtcaGTTTTGACTATGGCTGTAAAATAGAGGTTATGTTTGTAAATCATTTGACTTTACTGCTCTAAACCTAATTGACTGTGTTGGTTGGCTCTTACGATTCTAACAGTTAGAGTCAATAGGTTAAAAACAACGGGAACAAATTGGGCCGAGATTAGAGCATGTTCACTGTCGCAGACAGTGGTGAGTTGTTCAAAGTGAGCAAGTGAGTTGTTGTGTGAAGTAAAAGCATGATAGTGAAAAGACGACAGATTGGTAAACTTCTCCTTTAAGTTCTTGACAACTTGAAGTTCTAGTCTTACAATTGTATTAAATGTAGTGCTTGAACAACCTGTGcctgttttcactgttccaGACCTCAGACTTTCCCGTTCTAGAGCCTGGCTGGACGGCCCAGGAGGAGATGGCTCTGCTGGAGGCAGTCATGGACTGTGGCTTTGGGAATTGGTGAGTAGCTTTTGGTCACTGGGACTCTGTGACGATTATGAAGAATTATATTGAAAATTTCTGTTTAATTGTTGTGGCATGCCATGTTATATGTCATACACAGAAGTGATCAGCAATTGGAAGACGAAGATACACTTCTGAGATGAAATTTAGTTGTAGAATGCATTGCGAGTTCACTCCAGTTACTGAAAATCACTAACGTATTCAATGGTGATGCTCTTTGTACAGCAAGTTATGTCACTGTCAGTTTTGCCGTTTCCCATTTGTTATCATCCTGTTTAGGAAATGGTGTTTGtagatgtctcttttttttttttttttttttgtaattactcAGGGTAATAAAGTTGCGGCATATTTTCTGTTGTCCTCGTAGGCAGGATGTGGCGTACCAGATGCGCACTAAAACCAAGGAGGAATGTGAGAGCCACTACATGAAGAACTTCATCAACaaccctctcttctcctccacgcTGCTCAGCCTGAGGCAGCTGGAGGGGATTCGGGCGGCCGACACTGCCATCCCCTTTAAGCGTGAGAGCCCTCTGCTCGGTTCTTTAACAGTGCTGCATCGCTGACCATGAATccagcagtagtgtgtgtgtgtgtgtgtgtgtttatgtgtgtgtgtgtgatggtagatAGACTGTGGCAATGGTTGCAGAGATCACCAGAAAAGATAATAGATTCATTTGTCACCGAACATCTCGGTTTTGGTTGTTCCTCTTATTTTTGATTGTATcagagtgattgagagagagtttgtttctTGCCTCCCTTAGCTACCGACGATCCTCCCAGGCCCACGTTTGACTCAATGCTGTCCAGAGATATGGCGGGATACATGCCTGCCAGGGCAGACTTCATGGAGGTGAGTCTGTAGGGTTTAGGGTAGGAGAGTGAATTGCGGTGTTCTGTTGTTAGAGATATGAAGGCATGTTCTCTGATACACAGCGTAAACATCTGTGGTTTTAGCCTAGTTGCACATATTGTTTTCACTTGATCTGACACATCGTTAGCAGAATGCTATAAAATCAGCTTGTGTTGCCAAATAATTGGAACGTAATGTTAGACTTAGCAGTAGAACCTTTTCTAAGAAGATCAGTGAAAAACGAGATTATCATCGGCGTTATCATGTCCAGTCAGTTCCTTTTACTATTCTGGTCACAATGTCTTTCCTTTATGGATATTTTTCTTTAGGAATTTGATAACTATGCAGAATGGGATTTGAAAGACATTGATTTTGTGGACGATGACTCTGATATCCTTCATGGTGAGAGTAAAGAAAGCACGTTAATAAGGTGATTTAACATGGCTGTGTCATGTTTGAATGGTGGTGATGTTTCGTCTTTCATTTGTAGCCCTTAAGATTGCAGTCGTGGACATATATCATTCAAGGTTAAAGGAGAGACAGCGCAGGAAAAAGTAAGTGTGAACTGTGTAGAATTCCTGGCTAATTGCACTACATTGCATgtaccactagagggcacactGCACTCGACCAAAGTCTCTGTGgtcatgtttattttcttaaagGTTTAAAGGTGCTTGTCACCATTACATaattaaacaaaactgaatatgtatttaaatatatatatatatatatatatatatatatatatatatatatatatatatatatatagatagatagatagatagatagatggagatttataattatatatgtgtgtgtgtgggtatatataCAATAACAAGCATTATGTATTTTTGAATGTTAATTTTTCATCATTGGTGCTttggctgtgtgcatgtgtgccatAAACCTGCTGTTCTTCTTAGAATAagaagagtttgttttttgtcaggaAACTGGTAGGTGTGTTCCTTAGCTACTTGGAGGCCTGTTTTAATTGTtagtttataaataaataaatacaaagcaGCCAAACCCCCATACCTAGGGTTCAGTTTCAGGGTTGCACTTCCCTCCAGTAGATGTTTGGAGGTTCATggtcagctctgtgtgtgcacgttgaACCTCTCTGTATGCCAGCACGCACAGTGTAGGCAGAAATCTATCGCTCTGTAAATCAGCATTAATGACCTGTCACTGCACAGAATGGCATGTGAGACAGCTGTGGTATGTGAGTTTGCTttgcccccctgccccccccccccccaccgtgTACAAGTCCAGCTACAAGGCACTGCCACAATTAGAGTCTTAATCCTGAACAGGGGAGCAGTTACCCACAGCCTACAGGCGAGCAGGTGGTGTCCTGACAAAGATATAGTTCATATCATTTTTATCACATAGTTTAACTAAAATCATCACAgcaagttctctgtgttttgaacGATGTGATCCATACGTGAAGTACCAAGGCTAGGTTAATAAGCAGGGGCTGCAGGGTAGTTACTGGGGCTTTTGGCCGCAGGGCTGTTTTTAAGCAATGCCAGCCAGTCATGCTTCAATTTGTACAACATGGGCAGTTAAGATTTGCACTTACGTTGCTTGAGGATACTGTAACTGACAAGCCAGTTTGTGCATAAGGGGCTGGTTATTTGGGTCACTGTAAGGTAAAATCTAGACATTTTGGATAGAGGGGTTAATCCAGTCCTCTTTTACACACAGTGATGATCCACTGTCATCGTTTTTTCAAACAAGCAGACTGCCCTTTACTATAATAATGTATTCTAATTAAATGTAAACCGTTAAGCCGAGACAGACAACATCATGTAGGTCTTTCGGCGATGCCTTAAGTGTAACGCTGTCCACTGCTTTGCGTGTGGAGCGTTGTGTTGCAGAGGGAATGAGGAGAAAGGTTTAAATCTGTCCAATCCCAAAAATCCGTAACATGCCACGATTCTGTTTCCTCCAGGATCATTCGGGATCACGGGCTCATCAACCTGCGCAAGTTCCAAGGTGAGACCGCTTTAGAGTTTGCCTCGAGTCGCCGCTTTAAAAGGGCGGTGTGAACACGAGAGGGTAAAACTACAAATCCTAACAATAAACATCATTCTGAAGCAGTTCGGTGACGTCTCATAACCGACCATGACGACGTGTCATAACCGACCATGACgacatttgaatgtgtgtatatttttgcGCCATACTTAGCATGATGCCGTCAGTATTTTAAGGTTTGACGATGCAGATGATGAAACCAGCTTTGCTTTTGTAGACATAGAGATAGGAGAtgctgtgttaaaatgaaccTACGTGACCTCAATAGTGTAAGGTATACACCACGGGCCCAGGATATTAATGATGGAAGCTTAGAATAGCACAGTGGGACACaggccagggaaaaaaaaaagtaccataACCTTAATTGCTCCTTTTGAATAAGTTGAGCATGAAATGAACACTCCAGCCCTAACAATAAAAGAGAAATCTGTTCTTGCCACTGATTGGTTATTGATCTGCGGCTGATGGGTGTGGTTTCGCAGTTCTCTGGAATGGAGAGCCATTTGCGTTtgtggttatttttgttatgGGCCTCTCGATAGTAGCTGTCACGGAATACATTTTCTCCAATCAGTAGCTCATTcacgcaacccccccccctccccaccccaaaaaGCCAATGGCATTCTCAGGTAGGACTGAACTGTATCGAGCGCCTCGGTGAGGTGTGAGAGCCCGCcctttatgttttatttatttatttattcatctcgCAGTCCCCAGTCACCCTCCTTATCTCCCTGCACACTCAAGACAAAAGACAGCCAATAGTTACCGTGGAGCTGCAGACCAGTTGTCATGGAGACTGGctgctagtgtgtgtgcgtgcgtgcgcgtgtgtatgcgtgtgtgcgtgtgtgtgtgtgtgtgtgtgtcatgcgaTAATGGAAGCAGTGTCCAAGGCTTGATGGCTCACAGCAGTGTTGGTTTATCCTTGTTTCTGGAGTGTAAGACCGCTTGACCTGCAAGTGCACAGGAGTCCATCTCAAGGCCGTTAGTCCAATCTGCTCACGTCGTTTGGGCTTCTTCAGTGTCCTCAGCTCAGCTCCACCTGAGATctaaaaatgtgtctgtgtgtgtgtgcatgagagagagagagagagcgagaaaatgaagagcgaaaaagagagagagagggagagagtcagaaaaagagagtgtgaatgtgtttggttgtctgtctgtctttttgccGTGTCTCTCCGTATGTATCACACTGAATGGAAAGGGAGTTGAGGCAGAATGGTGACGCCTCCTTTCTCACCCACATAGCAGCTTTCTCGCCGGCGCTCAGCATTGGCTTTATTACTCAGCAGTAGCAGGGCTGCCGCTCACAGGCAGTGCGATTGGATGAGCTCTTTAAGAGGGTGCAGGGGATCAGTGATGGAGAAAAGCCATCAGAAAGCATTGACTGTATCACTGGCCCCTACAGGGGGGAGTCTTTATCAATCAGTAATGACTCCTGCCTCCGTCTGTGCCACAGGCTATCTGCGGCCGTAGGCTGTTTCGTTTGTTCTTGACCCTTTTGTGTGTTTACGTTGAGTTTCATTTTCGCTTTTCGCCCGTGTCTTTAGCCCTGGAACGACACTACCCTAAGGAGGTGCAGGATCTTTATGAAGCCATGAGACGCTTCGCTCGCGTGATGGGACCACTGGAACATGACAAGTTCATTGAGAGCCATGCATGTGAGTTTACAGCCGTCAACCACCTGCAGGACAAATGCACTCTGTGCATCCAGCAACACTGCATAAAATACACTGTTGAAAAATGTTAAGGGAGGTGAGGCTAGCCAAAGCCTCGTCAGCCCATGTGAAGTCAGCTCCTGTCATCTCTTTGACCTTTAAGGGTTACGGCGCTGTTTGTGTGCCCCATGATAATGATgttgaaaaagtgtgtgttgcCATGTCAGATGAACGTGTTCTACTCTTAACACACGCTTCCAATCCTTTATTTCCAGtggagtttgagctgagaagGGAAATTCGCAGGCTGCAGGAGTACAGGAAAGCAGGGATCCGCTCCTTCTGCAGTAAGCAGTTACTGTCTAGATCActaacccccaccccaccccccaaacacacgtacccacccacccacacacacacacacacacacagagcactgacagCCATAAAGATAAAGTGAAAATACCCTGACTCCCTCATTTCCATATATTTTCCAATGTTTGTGAAGTTATACTGAAAGAAGTAACATTTAATGAGCACATAGCGTAAAAGAGTATGGCCAAAGGGTAAATGGGAGTTTTGACGAGATGGGGGTTTTAATCTGAGGGTTTTCCTTTTTACTCGGCGTGATTGGTTTAACCAAAGTAAAGCGGCCGGAGAAGTTTGCCTTTTTCCGTATGTCCAGGGAGTGCGTTTGGTGTCTCGGGAAAGacctgacatttttttttttgggctccGTTGCTGTGCAGGCGCCAAGGTGTACGAGCGCGTGAAACGGGCGCGGGAGGACGAGCGGAGGAAGAGGACGATGCTGTCCGACGTCCTGCAGGTCATCCACGACGGCCGCGCGTGCCGACAGTGGCTCCACAAACAGGCCGCCATgtaagtcccccccccctcacagtCTAACCCACGGCgaacacctcctcctccactctttCAGCCTGTTGCCACATTCCTGCATATTTTATACTTAAGCGGCGAGGTGAATCCGAATGAGatgcttgggtttttttttttttattgaacgCTTTTTCCTCTCCAATCTCAGAGTGAATTTGGAGCTCAAACAGCGTGATTATTTCACTCGCGCTGTCgactcactcccccccccccccccccccccccccccccccccttctcccgcGCTGAGCATTTGGTTGCTCTCTGCATTCGGCGTGATTATTctgcataaaacagacaaactgctAGGCTGTGATgattcactctctgtgtgtgcccgAGTCCCAGTTTGAAAGCTTCAGAAAAGCAGCGCGCTGCGTGTTTGTACCACGGCTCTAACGATCAATGACGTTGCTCCTTTTTCTTCACCACAGTGATGCTGGAGTAAGCCCAGTGGTCACCACCTTCACCTCCTCAGGTAAAGCATCACGTCAcagacctcctcctcctcctcctccacctcctactATGACCACTGGTACCACTACATCTCCTCcccaatttgttttttttgggtttgttttctttctttctttttttttttccagagtagCCCCAGGCACAGTCACGTTAATGTATTCTTGGAGATGCGCGGCCATAAATACTCTTGACAAACAGGAATGCTATGCATATTTATCTGTGCCTCTCCTGGTCTGTGTTTGCTACCATTCCTTAACCTTCAGTGCACAACTAGGCCAGATGCATGTTCAGTCCCTAGCTATATTTACACGCCGCCTCTCCCctaaaattatatatttactCTGTCTTCGCTCCTCAGTGTGATCTCAATCAGACAGGATAAAATAGTGAATGTTCAGtaagtgtgaaagagagggaaaaaaaaattgaaggcGAGTACATGTTGGTAGATTTGATTTGTCTTTCTAATAATTGAAGGCAAAATGGTGTTACAGCTGGTTCTTACTCGCTTGTCCTGACTGTCAGACAACGAGAAGCGCAGCATCAAACCCAATGTTCTGGTATCGCAGGCCGGACATAAAAACTCTAAACATCTCAAttgtttttcacattcaaacactgtcagggtttaaaaaaaaacagaggaaggcATAGTTTCTCTTGCATACTTCTCTTGCTGTCCAAAAGTATTTTTATATGAAGAGGAGGAATCAATATATGGAAAACATCAGCTCCAGTTGCAGCTTTTCTACC
This window encodes:
- the tada2a gene encoding transcriptional adapter 2-alpha isoform X1, with the protein product MDRLASFGNDPFDKPPCRGCSSYLVEPYIKCAECGPSPFLLCLQCFTRGYEYKKHQSDHKYEIMTSDFPVLEPGWTAQEEMALLEAVMDCGFGNWQDVAYQMRTKTKEECESHYMKNFINNPLFSSTLLSLRQLEGIRAADTAIPFKPTDDPPRPTFDSMLSRDMAGYMPARADFMEEFDNYAEWDLKDIDFVDDDSDILHALKIAVVDIYHSRLKERQRRKKIIRDHGLINLRKFQALERHYPKEVQDLYEAMRRFARVMGPLEHDKFIESHALEFELRREIRRLQEYRKAGIRSFCSAKVYERVKRAREDERRKRTMLSDVLQVIHDGRACRQWLHKQAAIDAGVSPVVTTFTSSGRRSAPPLNLTGLPGTEKLNEREKELCQVVRLVPGAYLEYKQALLNECQRQGGLRLAQARALIKIDVNKTRKIYDFLIKEGYINKA
- the tada2a gene encoding transcriptional adapter 2-alpha isoform X2, which codes for MDRLASFGNDPFDKPPCRGCSSYLVEPYIKCAECGPSPFLLCLQCFTRGYEYKKHQSDHKYEIMTSDFPVLEPGWTAQEEMALLEAVMDCGFGNWQDVAYQMRTKTKEECESHYMKNFINNPLFSSTLLSLRQLEGIRAADTAIPFKPTDDPPRPTFDSMLSRDMAGYMPARADFMEEFDNYAEWDLKDIDFVDDDSDILHALKIAVVDIYHSRLKERQRRKKIIRDHGLINLRKFQALERHYPKEVQDLYEAMRRFARVMGPLEHDKFIESHACAKVYERVKRAREDERRKRTMLSDVLQVIHDGRACRQWLHKQAAIDAGVSPVVTTFTSSGRRSAPPLNLTGLPGTEKLNEREKELCQVVRLVPGAYLEYKQALLNECQRQGGLRLAQARALIKIDVNKTRKIYDFLIKEGYINKA